In a single window of the Xylanimonas protaetiae genome:
- a CDS encoding non-ribosomal peptide synthetase, producing MGFAAATPVAGVHAGAWLALTAAQRGLFFAHQLAPANPCYTTAEVVELDGAVDPERLRYATAAAYREFEQLRVAFRLTAQGPQQRVQSPRAPALRVVEVADAAAATAWLDADLARPMDLVAGDVARSALLVMPGATWWYHAAHHAVLDGYGAQQLLRRVAALYDGAAPRDPEVTLAELVAADPRQPGSEDFWAARLAAMTGTASLAGRTAPPAARAARHAVDVDDAVQHALVAAARRLGTTWADLFTVAVGTYTARMTGTPSARVGMPLMNRSLPGTGALPSARTVCTAMNVLPATVPGTGTLAAALAAARGELDALRAHPFERQEDLARRLARTSGAQLFGTQVNVLPFDLELRLGAAAGTVRNLTAGPVEDLTVALRGTPGRGRRVRLEIDANPALYDAAELGLHADRLLHWLGVCAAAGPDDDVEHLPLMPEAERRLVVAAFNDTTVQREAATLGRRFLDQARATPDATALVFRGERRTYGQLLDAARRVAAGLAARGVGPGDVVAVRLDRSLELFAVVHGIALRGAVYLPLDPDVPAARAATMLRDAAAVLVVDGGSVPDAAPLVEDAVHDDVTTPAYVLFTSGSTGRPKGVVVGHAAIDNRLAWMQHHLRLAPGQRVAHKTPLSFDVSVWELFWPLQVGATVVVAEPGAHRDPRALADLLVGEGVGVVHFVPSMLRALLADRPARERLRSGVVRAVVTSGEALTADLVSGSVAWFGVAPVNLYGPTEAAVDVTVWDTVPGEEPVPIGRPVWNTSCLVLDAAGGPVPVGVTGELWLGGVQLADGYASRPELTAERFVSTPFGRLYRTGDLAAWRPDGALRYLGRTDDQVKVRGQRVELGEVEAAVAGTPGVTASAAGVVDGQLVVWFVPEDAGADGVAVARGALLEAARRALPPSFVPTHWVPVGEVPLSASGKTDRRTLAAAAPLVAVTDHGTGPGDLLEQRLCALVADVLGVGAVPADADFFDLGGDSLRVLRLLAAVEDDLGTTLSLADVFAHPSPAALARLLRAGTGGDGLAEVLTLRPGTAARPPLFLLPPAGGLGWCYTGLLPGLPRDLAVHTVQAPGVQEGAPEPAHDLEGLARRQLAAVRSVVGDGAFHVAGWSLGGMAAHAVAALARAEGQAVGAVVLLDAYPSEQWSHLAEPTAAEALLGILRLAGLDAPVGVPLDRDVVATLLRGSGSALAQLPATVLDGCVASVVESARLVRSGTPRVLDGGLTVVVAGAPRPETHLVPTAWERHVTGEVRVVALDATHGDLVRRPVADAVAAVLADRVAAHDRDARPARAPA from the coding sequence GTGGGGTTCGCTGCCGCGACGCCCGTCGCCGGCGTCCACGCCGGCGCGTGGCTCGCGCTGACCGCGGCGCAGCGCGGGCTGTTCTTCGCCCACCAGCTCGCCCCCGCGAACCCCTGCTACACGACGGCGGAGGTCGTCGAGCTCGACGGCGCCGTGGACCCGGAGCGGCTGCGGTACGCGACCGCGGCCGCGTACCGCGAGTTCGAGCAGCTCCGCGTCGCGTTCCGGCTCACCGCGCAGGGGCCGCAGCAGCGCGTCCAGAGCCCTCGGGCGCCCGCCCTCCGGGTCGTCGAGGTCGCCGACGCGGCCGCGGCGACCGCCTGGCTGGACGCCGACCTGGCCCGGCCGATGGACCTCGTGGCCGGTGACGTCGCCCGCTCCGCGCTGCTGGTCATGCCCGGCGCGACGTGGTGGTACCACGCCGCCCACCACGCCGTGCTCGACGGGTACGGCGCCCAGCAGCTGCTGCGCCGCGTCGCCGCCCTGTACGACGGCGCCGCCCCGCGCGACCCCGAGGTGACGCTCGCCGAGCTGGTCGCGGCGGACCCGCGGCAGCCGGGGTCCGAGGACTTCTGGGCGGCACGGCTGGCGGCCATGACGGGCACCGCGTCGCTCGCGGGGCGCACCGCACCGCCGGCGGCCCGCGCCGCTCGTCACGCCGTCGACGTCGACGACGCGGTGCAGCACGCCCTGGTCGCCGCCGCGCGCCGGCTCGGGACCACCTGGGCGGACCTGTTCACCGTGGCCGTCGGCACGTACACGGCGCGGATGACCGGGACGCCGAGCGCCCGCGTCGGGATGCCGCTCATGAACCGGTCGCTGCCCGGGACCGGTGCGCTGCCGAGCGCCCGCACCGTGTGCACCGCGATGAACGTGCTGCCCGCCACGGTGCCCGGCACGGGCACCCTCGCCGCGGCGCTCGCCGCCGCGCGCGGCGAGCTCGACGCCCTGCGTGCCCACCCCTTCGAGCGTCAGGAGGACCTGGCGCGGCGCCTCGCCCGGACCAGCGGGGCGCAGCTCTTCGGGACCCAGGTCAACGTGCTCCCCTTCGACCTCGAGCTGCGGCTCGGCGCCGCCGCGGGCACGGTCCGCAACCTCACCGCCGGGCCCGTCGAGGACCTCACGGTCGCGCTGCGGGGGACGCCGGGGCGCGGCCGGCGCGTGCGCCTCGAGATCGACGCGAACCCCGCCCTGTACGACGCGGCCGAGCTCGGGCTGCACGCGGACCGGCTGCTGCACTGGCTGGGCGTGTGCGCCGCGGCCGGCCCGGACGACGACGTCGAGCACCTGCCCCTGATGCCCGAGGCGGAGCGCCGGCTCGTCGTCGCCGCCTTCAACGACACGACGGTGCAGCGGGAGGCGGCCACGCTCGGCCGCCGGTTCCTCGACCAGGCCCGCGCGACCCCGGACGCGACCGCGCTCGTCTTCCGTGGCGAGCGGCGCACGTACGGGCAGCTGCTCGACGCCGCGCGCCGGGTCGCGGCCGGCCTCGCGGCCCGCGGGGTGGGCCCGGGCGACGTGGTCGCGGTCCGGCTCGACCGGAGCCTCGAGCTGTTCGCGGTGGTCCACGGGATCGCGCTGCGCGGGGCGGTCTACCTCCCGCTCGACCCCGACGTGCCCGCCGCGCGCGCCGCGACGATGCTGCGGGACGCCGCGGCGGTGCTCGTCGTGGACGGCGGGTCGGTCCCGGACGCGGCGCCGCTCGTGGAGGACGCCGTGCACGACGACGTCACCACCCCGGCGTACGTGCTGTTCACGTCCGGGTCGACGGGCCGGCCGAAGGGCGTCGTCGTCGGGCACGCCGCGATCGACAACCGGCTCGCATGGATGCAGCACCACCTGCGCCTCGCGCCGGGGCAGCGGGTCGCGCACAAGACGCCCCTCTCGTTCGACGTGTCCGTCTGGGAGCTGTTCTGGCCGCTCCAGGTCGGCGCGACCGTCGTCGTCGCCGAGCCGGGGGCGCACCGCGACCCGCGGGCGCTCGCGGACCTCCTCGTGGGCGAGGGCGTGGGCGTCGTGCACTTCGTGCCGTCGATGCTGCGCGCGCTGCTCGCCGACCGCCCGGCGCGGGAGCGGCTCCGGTCCGGCGTCGTGCGCGCCGTCGTGACGAGCGGCGAGGCGCTCACCGCCGACCTGGTCTCCGGGAGCGTCGCGTGGTTCGGGGTCGCCCCCGTCAACCTGTACGGCCCGACGGAGGCCGCCGTCGACGTCACCGTCTGGGACACCGTGCCGGGCGAGGAGCCGGTGCCGATCGGTCGCCCCGTCTGGAACACGTCGTGCCTCGTGCTCGACGCCGCGGGCGGCCCGGTGCCCGTCGGCGTCACGGGCGAGCTGTGGCTGGGCGGCGTCCAGCTCGCCGACGGCTACGCGAGCCGGCCCGAGCTGACCGCCGAGCGGTTCGTGAGCACGCCGTTCGGCCGGCTGTACCGCACGGGCGACCTCGCGGCCTGGCGGCCCGACGGCGCCCTGCGCTACCTGGGCCGCACCGACGACCAGGTGAAGGTGCGCGGGCAGCGCGTCGAGCTCGGCGAGGTCGAGGCCGCGGTGGCCGGGACGCCGGGGGTGACGGCGTCCGCCGCCGGCGTGGTCGACGGGCAGCTCGTCGTGTGGTTCGTGCCGGAGGACGCCGGCGCCGACGGTGTCGCCGTGGCCCGCGGCGCGCTCCTCGAGGCGGCGCGGCGTGCGCTGCCGCCGTCGTTCGTCCCGACGCACTGGGTGCCCGTCGGCGAGGTCCCGCTGTCCGCGAGCGGCAAGACCGACCGCCGCACGCTGGCGGCCGCCGCGCCGCTCGTCGCCGTCACGGACCACGGGACCGGGCCGGGGGACCTGCTCGAGCAGCGGCTGTGCGCCCTCGTCGCGGACGTCCTGGGGGTCGGCGCCGTGCCGGCCGACGCCGACTTCTTCGACCTGGGCGGCGACTCGCTGCGCGTGCTGCGGCTCCTGGCCGCCGTCGAGGACGACCTCGGGACGACGCTGTCGCTCGCCGACGTGTTCGCCCACCCGTCGCCTGCGGCGCTCGCCCGCCTGCTGCGCGCGGGGACGGGTGGCGACGGGCTCGCGGAGGTGCTCACGCTGCGCCCCGGGACGGCCGCCCGGCCGCCGCTGTTCCTGCTGCCTCCCGCGGGCGGGCTCGGCTGGTGCTACACCGGCCTGCTGCCCGGCCTGCCGCGCGACCTGGCCGTCCACACCGTCCAGGCGCCGGGCGTCCAGGAGGGTGCGCCGGAGCCCGCCCACGACCTGGAGGGCCTGGCCCGGCGGCAGCTCGCCGCCGTCCGGTCCGTCGTCGGGGACGGGGCGTTCCACGTCGCCGGATGGTCGCTCGGCGGGATGGCCGCGCACGCGGTCGCCGCGCTCGCCCGGGCCGAAGGGCAGGCGGTCGGCGCCGTGGTCCTCCTCGACGCGTACCCGTCGGAGCAGTGGTCGCACCTCGCCGAGCCGACCGCCGCCGAGGCGCTGCTCGGCATCCTGCGGCTGGCCGGCCTCGACGCCCCCGTGGGGGTGCCGCTCGACCGGGACGTGGTCGCCACGCTGCTGCGCGGCTCCGGCAGCGCGCTCGCACAGCTGCCCGCGACGGTGCTCGACGGGTGCGTCGCGAGCGTGGTCGAGTCGGCGCGGCTGGTGCGCAGCGGGACGCCCCGCGTGCTCGACGGCGGCCTCACGGTTGTCGTCGCGGGTGCCCCGCGCCCCGAGACGCACCTCGTCCCGACGGCCTGGGAACGGCACGTGACGGGAGAGGTCCGGGTCGTCGCGCTCGACGCGACGCACGGCGACCTGGTCCGCCGTCCCGTCGCCGACGCCGTCGCCGCGGTCTTGGCGGACCGGGTCGCCGCGCACGACAGGGACGCGCGGCCCGCCCGCGCGCCGGCGTGA